A segment of the Sanyastnella coralliicola genome:
ATAGATACCCAATGAATCTGAATCTTCGTATTTGAAGTCTTTTGGGAGTCCAATACCGTCATCCGCCACCAACATCGCGATCTTCCCTTCTTTTTCGGTGATATTCAGGGTCAGGGTGCCTTTATCCCGATCAGGGAAGGCATATTTCAAGGCGTTACTTACAAGCTCGTTGATAATCAAACCACAAGGAATGGCTTGATCCAGGTCGAGAAATATCTTGTCAAATTTCGTTTCAAGATCCACTTGAACATCACTTCGGCTGTACGACAGGATCAAATTCCGCGCTAGCGAAGAGATATAATCAGTGAATTCAATCGAACTAAAATCAGAAGTCTGATAGAGCGTCTCATGAATGTAACTCATGGTTTTGATGCGGCTCTGACTTTCTTCAAGTAGCTCCAGTGTGCGTTCATCGTCAACGAATGAACTTTGCAGATTCAAGATGGAACTGATCACCTGAAGGTTGTTCTTCACACGGTGGTGTACCTCTTGAAGCAGTACTTCTTTTTCTTTGAGGGAGTTTCGAATCTTCAGGTCAATCTCCTTTCGATCTGTGATGTCGTAAGCCAGACATGAGACCTCTGCCAATTCATTTTTGATGCGCACCGGGTTGATGAATACCTGTAACCACAACTCCCCGTTTTTCGCATTCAATACCGGTAGTTCGAACTGCTGTGCTTTCCCTTCTACCGCCGCCTCGAAGTTCTTCAACTGACCTTGGTATGAATCAGGATTGGTAAAACCTTTCAAGGCCTCCAAGAAGTTATCTCCCATGGCATAGCTAGCGCCGAAATCGTGCTCAGTCCATCGGATGAAGTTCTGATTGAACGAAGTCAATTCACCATTGACATCCATCGTCCACATCATCATATTCTCCGTGGAATTGAAGATGGATTCGAGCTTCGCTCCTTCTTTCAGTGCCACCTCTTCATGGCGGCGCAAATCGGTAATATCTCGGTAAATCGCACGGATGGATTCCGCTTGACCCTCGTTGTATCGAATGGAGCTATCGCCGAATACTTTGATGATGTTCCCACTTCGCGAAATGAAATCCAGCTCAAGTGGTTTTCCGCCGAAGGCGGCGACGAGATCATTGCATTTGGAAATGGCATCGTTTGCAACAATTTCTTTCAGCTGCATTTGATCAAGCTCTTCACGGGTGCTTTCCATCGCCTCCAAGAAGGCGTTGTTCGCGTAGATAAATCGTCCATCAGCATCAATAGAAAAAATCAAATCCGATGCGTTCTCAAAGAGATCTCGATAGCGCTCTTCACTTTCTCGAAGCTCGCGTTCTCTCTTTTTTAGTTCAGTGATATCACGCGCCACACCCATAAATCCGACGGCCTCGTCTTCATCATTTTTCATGATACTGGCAGAGAGCAAACTTGTAAAGGTTTTGCCTGATTTCGACACCATCTGAATCTCACCTGAGAAAGCTTCATTGCTTCTCAACTCTTTCTGCACTCGCTTAAAGTCTGCCTTGTTTCGGTAAAGATCCTCAGAGCTTTCACCCATGATTTCTTCCAAGCGATATCCGAACTGCTGCAAGGCCGCTTGGTTGAATTCTGTAATGCGGTTATCGCGGTCTACCGCAATGATCATATCAATCGAACTCTCAATGATGTTTCGAGAGAAGTCTTCTGCTTCACGCAGTTTCTGCTGTGTTCGCTTATGCTCTTCAATCTCCCGTTTCAAGACCACATTGATTTCCTCTGCCAACTGTGCACGCAAGGTTTCTTGCATCAACTTCATACGAAGTGTCACGTTGTTCAAGGTCACTTGGATCGACGGCTTGTAATCGTAAACAGAAAGGGTGGCTTTTAGTCCTAAGACCAATTCTTCATCACCTCTTCTGATCTTGTACTCGCGCAATTCAATGTCTTCTCCTTCCCGCACTGATTGGAGATCACGTTCAATTTGCACCGCATCTTCGTGGTCAAAGAAGTCGATAAATTTCTCTCCGTAGAGATCATCTTCATCTTCACCGTTGAAGAGTTTGATACCTG
Coding sequences within it:
- a CDS encoding PAS domain S-box protein; its protein translation is MNKALLQWVERNQDAQLVVSAADHTMVCVNDSANWFLQNLGVDTEDNALPEELKDLLTRSTEELSSGNWVVEESSTFGQVTIAPFCGEQSHALISLHHPQMIYPGSHAVKVFENNVAGIYETTLDGEILAYNDAFCQLMGYTKAELAKLNGNALYVHEKDRAKFLRDLIKEGSVRNKEVRYQRKDESIAYCVENAYVIDYNGKQSIVGTLVDITQQKRFSDQFEALFYASADAVMLLDGKKVVRANKRACELYGLEKHDLVGLNVFDPKDGLFVLSPSEREYLDIKIDRMRMGEPQRSSVLSKRSDDSQFYAELNLSRLDEINPENIQLVVRDVSERVFYEEALKESEERFKLLSEVAIEGVVFVVDRKVRDCNKQFVELFGYKKQEEILGRDLLDFISESEWRRLEQTLSIRSLNRTEIYTSTRDGRHLILESTGSKIEFQNTDFSVFLFYDITARKRTEQALEQSTERFKSVVENSPNGIMILTDGEIKYVNSSGIKLFNGEDEDDLYGEKFIDFFDHEDAVQIERDLQSVREGEDIELREYKIRRGDEELVLGLKATLSVYDYKPSIQVTLNNVTLRMKLMQETLRAQLAEEINVVLKREIEEHKRTQQKLREAEDFSRNIIESSIDMIIAVDRDNRITEFNQAALQQFGYRLEEIMGESSEDLYRNKADFKRVQKELRSNEAFSGEIQMVSKSGKTFTSLLSASIMKNDEDEAVGFMGVARDITELKKRERELRESEERYRDLFENASDLIFSIDADGRFIYANNAFLEAMESTREELDQMQLKEIVANDAISKCNDLVAAFGGKPLELDFISRSGNIIKVFGDSSIRYNEGQAESIRAIYRDITDLRRHEEVALKEGAKLESIFNSTENMMMWTMDVNGELTSFNQNFIRWTEHDFGASYAMGDNFLEALKGFTNPDSYQGQLKNFEAAVEGKAQQFELPVLNAKNGELWLQVFINPVRIKNELAEVSCLAYDITDRKEIDLKIRNSLKEKEVLLQEVHHRVKNNLQVISSILNLQSSFVDDERTLELLEESQSRIKTMSYIHETLYQTSDFSSIEFTDYISSLARNLILSYSRSDVQVDLETKFDKIFLDLDQAIPCGLIINELVSNALKYAFPDRDKGTLTLNITEKEGKIAMLVADDGIGLPKDFKYEDSDSLGIYLVYALVEQLDAEIKIDSEAGTTFLITFEKR